One region of Bombus affinis isolate iyBomAffi1 chromosome 5, iyBomAffi1.2, whole genome shotgun sequence genomic DNA includes:
- the LOC126916122 gene encoding tektin-1: protein MPNKRPPEIVPPPTLKFSLHQWHLNNRHRYRCSEAQQELADRLLNESQRVCELSSEKVRNNKEETDHRLKEKIEDIEFRKRELLRIRKEVLLEIDALSIYKERIMDALSSVRKNAFVICEKCLIFREHRLGIDLVHDDIEKELLKECEVIKGVESLLVRTLEQTQEQIRRLKATLYYMDHELEDKENNLRIDKHNLNLKETNLNLSIYHGTSRLDPSTIELNEWEMQTNNNIINASKEVNSARPLRCYIDTIIKQVIDDLNDQKNATDEAFRRRIEETKEAKIKLELQHAEIMRQAAEMKSNITRIEKSIAEKESFLALAHTRLGNRCQRPGLELTRDLVEINLVKEVYDLREIVSKLQATIFESQASLRYLLKTQIQIEEDINVKINTLKIDEVDCMTLRQSMDYHTY from the exons ATGCCGAACAAACGACCACCTGAAATAGTTCCACCGCCAACATTGAAATTTAGTTTACATCAATGGCATTTAAATAATCGCCACAG GTATCGATGTTCTGAAGCACAGCAGGAACTAGCAGATCGGCTACTTAACGAATCTCAGCGTGTTTGCGAATTAAGCTCCGAGAAAGTACGAAACaataaagaagaaacagatcaCAGGCTGAAAGAAAAAATCGAGGACATCGAATTTCGTAAAAGAGAACTGCTGCGTATAAGGAAGGAAGTTCTCCTTGAAATCGATGCTTTGTCAATATACAAGGAGCGTATCATGGATGCTCTGTCATCCGTGAGGAAAAACGCTTTTGTCATTTGCGAAAAATGCCTCATTTTTAG aGAGCATAGATTAGGAATTGATTTAGTTCACGACGACAtagaaaaagaattattaaaaGAATGTGAGGTGATCAAAGGCGTCGAAAGTTTATTAGTTCGGACTCTGGAACAAACGCAGGAACAAATACGTCGTCTTAAAGCGACGCTTTATTACATGGATCACGAGCTCgaggataaagaaaataatttgcGCATTGACAAGCACAACTTGAATTTGAAGGAGACTAATTTAAATTTAAGTATTTATCATGGTACATCGCGACTTGATCCATC aACGATAGAGTTGAACGAATGGGAAATGCAGACTAATAACAATATCATTAACGCTTCGAAAGAGGTAAATAGCGCTAGACCATTGCGCTGTTATATCGATACGATTATAAAGCAAGTGATCGATGATCTAAATGATCAGAAAAATGCTACTGACGAGGCCTTCAGGCGGCGCatcgaagaaacgaaagaagcgaaaataaaattagaattaCAACATGCTGAG ATCATGCGACAAGCAGCGGAAATGAAGAGTAATATTACACGCATTGAGAAATCAATCGCGGAGAAGGAAAGTTTCTTAGCTTTGGCGCATACGAGACTCGGTAATCGTTGTCAAAGGCCAGGATTAGAACTTACACGAGATCTAGTGGAAATTAATCTTGTAAAGGAAGTATATGATTTACGTGAGATTGTGTCGAAACTACAAGCAACTATATTCGAG TCTCAGGCATCGTTGCGTTATTTACTCAAAACACAAATTCAAATTGAGGAAGATATCAATGTTAAAATAAACACGTTAAAAATCGATGAGGTCGACTGCATGACTCTTCGTCAAAGCATGGATTATCACACATATTAA
- the LOC126916118 gene encoding F-box only protein 21-like isoform X2 yields MSSDAIIVLPGEVIVYILEDKRLSFLDVVHFSSTCRSLYKIVNENNKLWKTKFFQRWPHLREIYQTNNELDHRTINWKEEAKSSSSSRMKLLYHLSSMSSKHYRMQELSNSEFKEFDSLFCPKEGAHPLAYYFLVDELVSLIKHPAIVSNLTHRYYALKIVRYLKQTHLKDEWKKFLSLPSKQQTLERGATIVAQWSQPERHVSYFAISSALDNIAEQTKELLRERYPNHTIFSIPTERFNFWKNNIIGDNQWNITETRQLTDALCEVLFKRLGFYGNSEMYYSSENSFIDRVLERRRGIPITLAIVFESVARRLGIHCEPVSFPSHFLLRWKETYGPQFKDTENFYIDVFNGGQFLTKRNCPRIGGVSRCPIEKHNIHEAATAIEVVTRMANNLEIAARQHTHINGRTARLRSALELQYMIQPNDANTILQLGRIYMSQSMDLSELVKRLENIPEEEVRPKRRVPSIKYAIGLIMKHKIHGYMCVITGWDTYCTATTEWMNEMNVGGLVDGPGQPFYNIFVDDGSCHYVAQENLELASNPGWIHHHAIGRYFYKFSGAHYIPNEEKAREYPEDEKICNELLVTNMQNGMTYSTT; encoded by the exons ATGTCAAGTGACGCAATAATCGTATTACCTGGGGAGGTAATTGTGTACATTTTGGAAGATAAACGACTTAGCTTTTTAGATGTCGTTCATTTCAGTTCGACCTGCAGGAGTTTGTACAAAATTgtcaatgaaaataataaacttTGGAAGACAAAATTTTTTCAAAG ATGGCCACATTTGAGAGAAATATATCAAACAAATAATGAGTTGGATCATCGAACAATAAATTGGAAGGAGGAAGCAAAGAGTAGCTCGAGTAGTAGAATGAAATTGCTTTATCATTTATCTTCTATGTCCAGTAAACATTATAGAATGCAAGAATTATCTAATTCGGAATTTAAAGAGTTTGATTCTTTATTTTGTCCAAAAGAAGGTGCTCATCCTTTAGCTTATTATTTTCTGGTAGATGAACTTGTTAGCTTAATCAAACATCCTGCTAT AGTCAGCAATTTAACACATAGGTATTATGCTCTTAAAATTGTTCGATATTTGAAACAAACACATTTGAAGGATGAATGGAAAAAATTTCTATCTTTACCATCAAAACAACAGACCTTAGAACGTGGTGCAACTATTGTGGCACAATGGAGTCAACCAGAAAGACATGTGTCATATTTTGCAATATCATCAGCATTAGATAATATTGCAGAACAAACTAAAGAGCTGCTCAGAGAACGATATCCAAATCATACTATATTTTCAATTCCAACTGAAAGAtttaatttttggaaaaataatattattggtGACAATCAGTGGAATATTACAGAAACGAGACAACTAACAGATGCATTATGCGAAGTATTATTTAAAAGGTTAGGATTCTATGGAAACAGTGAAATGTATTATTCATCGGAAAATTCATTCATAGATCGT GTTTTGGAACGTAGACGGGGAATTCCTATAACTTTAGCAATAGTATTTGAAAGTGTTGCTCGAAGACTTGGCATACACTGTGAACCTGTTAGTTTCCCATCTCATTTTTTGCTACGTTGGAAAGAAACATA TGGACCACAATTTAAGGATAcggaaaatttttatattgatgTTTTCAATGGTGGTCAATTTCTAACTAAGAGGAATTGTCCTCGAATTGGTGGTGTTTCAAGATGTCCAATAGAAAAACATAATATTCATGAGGCAGCAACTGCTATAGAG GTAGTAACAAGAATGGCAAATAATTTGGAAATAGCTGCTAGGCAACATACTCATATAAATGGTAGAACTGCAAGGTTACGTTCTGCTCTTGAACTCCAATACATGATACAACCTAATGACGCAAATACGATTTTACAACTAGGTCGAATATATATGTCACAATCCATGGACTTAAGCGAATTAGTGAAGAGACTAGAAAACATACCAGAg GAAGAAGTAAGGCCGAAAAGAAGAGTTCCAAGCATAAAATATGCGATAGGGTTGATAATGAAACATAAAATACATGGATACATGTGTGTAATAACAGGATGGGACACCTATTGTACAGCAACTACAGAATGGATGAATGAAATGAACGTAGGTGGATTAGTGGATGGTCCAGGTCAACCATTTTATAACATATTTGTTGATGATGGGTCATGCCATTATGTGGCACAAG aaaatttagaGTTGGCTTCTAATCCAGGATGGATACATCATCACGCGATTGGCAGatacttttataaattcagTGGTGCTCATTATATACCAAATGAGGAGAAAGCAAGAGAATACCCAGAAGATGAAAAAATTTGCAATGAATTGCTTGTTACAAATATGCAAAATGGAATGACATACAGTACCACTTAA
- the LOC126916118 gene encoding F-box only protein 21-like isoform X1 — translation MSSDAIIVLPGEVIVYILEDKRLSFLDVVHFSSTCRSLYKIVNENNKLWKTKFFQRWPHLREIYQTNNELDHRTINWKEEAKSSSSSRMKLLYHLSSMSSKHYRMQELSNSEFKEFDSLFCPKEGAHPLAYYFLVDELVSLIKHPAIVSNLTHRYYALKIVRYLKQTHLKDEWKKFLSLPSKQQTLERGATIVAQWSQPERHVSYFAISSALDNIAEQTKELLRERYPNHTIFSIPTERFNFWKNNIIGDNQWNITETRQLTDALCEVLFKRLGFYGNSEMYYSSENSFIDRVLERRRGIPITLAIVFESVARRLGIHCEPVSFPSHFLLRWKETYGPQFKDTENFYIDVFNGGQFLTKRNCPRIGGVSRCPIEKHNIHEAATAIEVVTRMANNLEIAARQHTHINGRTARLRSALELQYMIQPNDANTILQLGRIYMSQSMDLSELVKRLENIPEDLELISRGQANLILQTFNIHIFQSYQKKLESTEEVRPKRRVPSIKYAIGLIMKHKIHGYMCVITGWDTYCTATTEWMNEMNVGGLVDGPGQPFYNIFVDDGSCHYVAQENLELASNPGWIHHHAIGRYFYKFSGAHYIPNEEKAREYPEDEKICNELLVTNMQNGMTYSTT, via the exons ATGTCAAGTGACGCAATAATCGTATTACCTGGGGAGGTAATTGTGTACATTTTGGAAGATAAACGACTTAGCTTTTTAGATGTCGTTCATTTCAGTTCGACCTGCAGGAGTTTGTACAAAATTgtcaatgaaaataataaacttTGGAAGACAAAATTTTTTCAAAG ATGGCCACATTTGAGAGAAATATATCAAACAAATAATGAGTTGGATCATCGAACAATAAATTGGAAGGAGGAAGCAAAGAGTAGCTCGAGTAGTAGAATGAAATTGCTTTATCATTTATCTTCTATGTCCAGTAAACATTATAGAATGCAAGAATTATCTAATTCGGAATTTAAAGAGTTTGATTCTTTATTTTGTCCAAAAGAAGGTGCTCATCCTTTAGCTTATTATTTTCTGGTAGATGAACTTGTTAGCTTAATCAAACATCCTGCTAT AGTCAGCAATTTAACACATAGGTATTATGCTCTTAAAATTGTTCGATATTTGAAACAAACACATTTGAAGGATGAATGGAAAAAATTTCTATCTTTACCATCAAAACAACAGACCTTAGAACGTGGTGCAACTATTGTGGCACAATGGAGTCAACCAGAAAGACATGTGTCATATTTTGCAATATCATCAGCATTAGATAATATTGCAGAACAAACTAAAGAGCTGCTCAGAGAACGATATCCAAATCATACTATATTTTCAATTCCAACTGAAAGAtttaatttttggaaaaataatattattggtGACAATCAGTGGAATATTACAGAAACGAGACAACTAACAGATGCATTATGCGAAGTATTATTTAAAAGGTTAGGATTCTATGGAAACAGTGAAATGTATTATTCATCGGAAAATTCATTCATAGATCGT GTTTTGGAACGTAGACGGGGAATTCCTATAACTTTAGCAATAGTATTTGAAAGTGTTGCTCGAAGACTTGGCATACACTGTGAACCTGTTAGTTTCCCATCTCATTTTTTGCTACGTTGGAAAGAAACATA TGGACCACAATTTAAGGATAcggaaaatttttatattgatgTTTTCAATGGTGGTCAATTTCTAACTAAGAGGAATTGTCCTCGAATTGGTGGTGTTTCAAGATGTCCAATAGAAAAACATAATATTCATGAGGCAGCAACTGCTATAGAG GTAGTAACAAGAATGGCAAATAATTTGGAAATAGCTGCTAGGCAACATACTCATATAAATGGTAGAACTGCAAGGTTACGTTCTGCTCTTGAACTCCAATACATGATACAACCTAATGACGCAAATACGATTTTACAACTAGGTCGAATATATATGTCACAATCCATGGACTTAAGCGAATTAGTGAAGAGACTAGAAAACATACCAGAg gATTTAGAGTTAATATCAAGAGGACAGGCAAATCTAATATTACAGACGTTTAATATCCATATTTTCCAATCATATCAGAAGAAGTTAGAATCTACA GAAGAAGTAAGGCCGAAAAGAAGAGTTCCAAGCATAAAATATGCGATAGGGTTGATAATGAAACATAAAATACATGGATACATGTGTGTAATAACAGGATGGGACACCTATTGTACAGCAACTACAGAATGGATGAATGAAATGAACGTAGGTGGATTAGTGGATGGTCCAGGTCAACCATTTTATAACATATTTGTTGATGATGGGTCATGCCATTATGTGGCACAAG aaaatttagaGTTGGCTTCTAATCCAGGATGGATACATCATCACGCGATTGGCAGatacttttataaattcagTGGTGCTCATTATATACCAAATGAGGAGAAAGCAAGAGAATACCCAGAAGATGAAAAAATTTGCAATGAATTGCTTGTTACAAATATGCAAAATGGAATGACATACAGTACCACTTAA